In Palaemon carinicauda isolate YSFRI2023 chromosome 41, ASM3689809v2, whole genome shotgun sequence, the following are encoded in one genomic region:
- the LOC137632388 gene encoding uncharacterized protein translates to MRMSCGGWTGGSSNPGALPRQSSLAYRRYLQFLPGYSNPGDRDSHETPVPHDPEGPPEGGGGGGGGEGDGHNALHDSDSGAIDLLAGITDKGDAPRKSPEDRPCRREKEIMRERGLSRWLKDQEETRSSTETLHKTDDGSEEENQGRKDDTDTIPDIVSVRSRVRQYTDMLSALNSAPSATPNALQTSRSCSSLIGKTIKLSRFCAPPRSSVCLKDDRQGSLDSGDGDSSDSLLGPRNRSFSLPWPSETNWRWASDPNIMTDTAPPPPPPSDASEAPKPVRGINQHSNSLARLDSGTSDEGCPRDGSTGPTPPLSPVFRGLGPNHLSGLITPFKSLSPASSMGSHLGSIEDIPLARSLSFGHVLDHLSRSRSADSAVEVDDSHILPPALSSAAQQQQNANGSQEDSNKSGVGDGDHDDVGYSTANRVRGDCGVGGSSVCKVCVDAQVQVTKSCDDDQCQIHNCSEVEVALPNGDISCEENDTSRVFCECISGEKSEGCHEGHSPNDEKVELRRKGTRPSYAERRERRLGEVDGEKLLRRARGCGGLAGTGLLQEIPDEPCRKVLRTPSVVISDHSGDTVSLTVALASSDFSIDKLEDKFHPPRSLSPSTSPSLCVSDDASRKVSSCSSCSSVSTVDMSTPLTPMLAPGLDCSNRRISDCSTASNVTISEDEIEHILPRPPPPKKYCEECQLKISSVRKCVVVKPIVSNSMNSRAQVDLIDMQSQPDRKYRFIFNY, encoded by the coding sequence ATGAGGATGTCTTGCGGAGGGTGGACAGGGGGGTCATCCAACCCTGGTGCACTCCCCAGACAATCTTCCTTAGCCTACCGACGGTACCTTCAATTTCTTCCAGGATACAGTAACCCGGGGGACAGGGACAGCCATGAGACCCCCGTCCCCCATGATCCTGAAGGCCCTcctgaagggggaggaggaggaggtggaggagaaggagatgGCCACAACGCTCTGCATGATAGCGACTCCGGTGCTATTGACCTATTAGCTGGCATAACTGACAAAGGCGACGCCCCTAGGAAGAGTCCAGAGGATCGTCCCTGCAGGAGGGAAAAGGAGATTATGAGGGAGAGAGGCCTCAGCCGCTGGCTGAAGGACCAGGAAGAGACTCGATCATCGACAGAGACCTTGCATAAGACTGACGATGGATCCGAGGAGGAGAATCAGGGCCGGAAGGACGACACTGATACAATACCGGATATCGTGAGCGTCCGCTCTCGCGTGCGACAATACACCGACATGCTGAGCGCTCTCAACTCGGCACCCAGTGCCACTCCCAATGCCCTCCAGACATCTCGTTCGTGTTCGAGTCTCATCGGTAAGACAATCAAGCTGTCCCGCTTCTGTGCTCCTCCTCGAAGCAGCGTGTGCCTGAAGGACGATCGTCAGGGCTCTTTAGATTCAGGGGATGGGGACAGCTCTGATAGCCTCCTTGGTCCCAGGAATCGGTCGTTCTCCTTGCCATGGCCCAGTGAGACCAACTGGCGATGGGCCAGTGATCCTAATATTATGACTGACacagcccctcctcctcctcctccgtcagATGCTAGTGAAGCTCCGAAACCCGTCCGAGGCATAAACCAACACAGCAACTCTCTAGCACGTCTCGACTCCGGAACCAGTGACGAAGGATGCCCTAGGGATGGCTCAACGGGACCCACTCCCCCTTTGTCTCCTGTCTTTAGGGGGCTGGGACCCAACCATCTTTCCGGCCTCATTACACCCTTCAAGTCGCTCTCTCCAGCCTCTTCCATGGGGTCACACTTGGGATCAATCGAAGACATCCCTCTGGCGCGGTCCCTGTCCTTTGGCCACGTCTTAGACCACCTGTCACGTTCACGGTCCGCAGACAGCGCCGTCGAAGTTGACGATAGTCATATCCTGCCCCCGGCTCTCTCGTCGGCTGCGCAACAGCAACAGAATGCCAACGGCAGTCAGGAAGATTCTAACAAAAGTGGTGTTGGTGATGGTGATCACGACGATGTGGGTTATAGCACTGCCAATCGTGTCCGTGGTGATTGTGGTGTTGGTGGTAGTAGTGTGTGCAAAGTATGTGTTGACGCGCAAGTCCAAGTTACCAAGTCGTGCGATGACGACCAGTGTCAAATTCATAATTGTAGTGAGGTCGAAGTTGCTTTGCCTAACGGTGACATCTCTTGTGAAGAAAATGACACGAGTCGCGTCTTCTGCGAGTGTATCTCAGGTGAAAAATCCGAAGGCTGCCATGAGGGGCATTCCCCTAATGATGAAAAGGTCGAACTTCGACGCAAGGGGACCAGACCTAGTTACGCCGAACGCCGCGAACGGAGACTAGGCGAGGTGGACGGCGAAAAGCTGTTACGAAGGGCACGGGGTTGTGGGGGCTTAGCTGGAACCGGCCTCCTTCAGGAGATACCTGACGAACCTTGTCGAAAAGTCCTCAGAACTCCTTCGGTGGTAATTAGTGATCACAGCGGTGACACCGTCAGTCTGACGGTGGCCCTGGCGTCAAGTGATTTCTCCATTGACAAACTGGAGGACAAGTTCCACCCGCCTCGCTCCTTGTCCCCTTCGACGTCGCCTTCGTTATGCGTAAGTGATGACGCCTCTCGTAAAGTGTCGAGCTGTTCCTCATGCTCGAGCGTCAGCACCGTCGACATGTCGACACCTTTGACACCCATGCTGGCCCCAGGGTTAGATTGCTCCAACCGTCGAATATCTGATTGTTCGACTGCCAGCAATGTTACGATTTCGGAAGACGAGATCGAACATATTCTTCCTCGCCCACCACCTCCTAAAAAG